A genomic window from Candidatus Methylacidiphilum fumarolicum includes:
- a CDS encoding protoglobin domain-containing protein — MHANIVAVTQLILEQMPESCRFNKEDGEKLLSLRPYLYPLEDKLVKGFYDLLYNHPPTASIFDPTERENREWTLRNWWRRTLDGPFDLQYWTWQAAVGIIHIRRKVKNPMMIGMWGWILNFIGKEISNYLSYNEFLSATEVLHRLAATAQALTAESYLHHYLIALSQATGTETQLLDRLVLIELDQIQEFLSQRR; from the coding sequence ATGCATGCTAACATAGTGGCTGTCACTCAATTAATTCTTGAGCAGATGCCAGAAAGTTGCCGTTTCAACAAGGAAGATGGAGAAAAACTGCTCTCTTTAAGGCCTTACCTTTACCCTTTAGAAGACAAACTTGTCAAAGGATTTTATGATCTTCTGTATAATCATCCTCCAACGGCTTCTATTTTTGATCCAACGGAAAGAGAAAACAGGGAATGGACACTTAGAAATTGGTGGAGACGAACCTTAGATGGTCCCTTTGATCTACAATATTGGACATGGCAAGCAGCAGTCGGTATTATTCATATTCGAAGGAAAGTCAAAAATCCAATGATGATTGGTATGTGGGGCTGGATATTGAATTTCATTGGGAAAGAAATTTCAAATTATCTTTCCTACAATGAATTTCTAAGCGCTACCGAAGTCTTGCATCGGCTGGCTGCAACAGCCCAAGCATTGACCGCCGAAAGTTATTTGCACCACTACCTTATTGCACTTTCCCAAGCAACAGGTACAGAGACGCAACTTCTTGACCGGCTGGTTCTTATTGAATTAGATCAGATCCAGGAATTTTTGTCCCAAAGACGCTGA
- a CDS encoding AAA domain-containing protein, with translation MSKGAALLAFLKDSAAIRRRRISSYGSEERVLWFAEIPREADECRSPFLKNCGEDSGEVWLEVRKKRMPLRPSVPSAVADWVQSGTLDDPNNEPELLCEITVLVERKMPDLDETKGIQSGIVQKVPELRRLTDFPQIQDAWLEYLVDKWEPWAQEMRNWGGVQSVYKDLYFMHRRLEEAEERYELVLAIGYLQWRDPTGVIIKRHVLTAPAELTFDAARGQLSVVPAATFDTFKVELDMIEPQHRPRLNKDMLDNYLETLDIQAWDNDHVAPLLRKIANRLSVDAQVDMSFDHAGNIDERPRLSFSPAVVLRERRSTAYDELICKFQEGATVGVLQGTPPWEHLLREGESPRVAADSHEESSAAGPVEESRPLFPLPYNEEQKQIVQRLQTGSCVLVKGPPGTGKSHTIANLICHLLARGDRVLVTAHAAKALAVLRGLLPSDIQDLCVTALGSSREDQRLLEDSVHGILRRMNEWPGSEAAHRAIQEAEADLRALEGELARVERDLQEFREAETYSHELSGGYSGTAAQIARKLSEQEQEFGWVSEVSADAPFPLDPSETDFLAEVHVGLTAGTRAELFLEIGDAELLSPNEFEDLIERMKEAEMSARRASGLVDAAKPELLEATGTEQLLKLHSAIQVLTNHALRAERVLGVISVNVLQDLLASAEARWTRRVADSEGLLTRAKRLIEAISSARIELPDKIAGDKLRADIERLLAHLEAGGWMGFFILAPRVVRETRYIARYCRVDGKKVVDIEQLRCVRDYLDLRSISCELQRLWEASLLDVSSLRQAISRAEELTEGVNELLAFFNSDHAVLLVTAFGPNRTELASANGRSEWLKIINALLDLRRFHDVQQELDWLIDTVRRLRLGSKAHSCLSSLENAARSRDVAAWRTAWQERERLKQEKLRLERYESLLDTLGSSCPALADLLRSTEGNTGWSERILRLKEAWHWAAARSWLRQLSNSSAYETRVQDYHRFKRKIEKATEKLASLRAWKAFFDRLDERTIQSLNAWTKTVERIGKGTGKHAHKNRRTARRYLKDCVPRIPAWIMPLHKLWASVDAVPGLFETVVVDEASQAGIDALVLLLLAKRIVVVGDDKQNSPEAVGIEEREIECLVREHLSQFHYRDEFRLDSSLFDHAERTFGSHISLREHFRCVPEIIRFSNDLCYRDAPLIPLRQAPPERLKPLRSRFVAEGSCVGEGQRIVNRAEAEALVETVVGLVNDKNYEGKTIGVIALQGHAQSQLIDSLLAQRLEPRVIEERRLRCGEPAMFQGDERDVIFLSLVISPNVHSRALTRLSEQRRFNVAMSRARDQVWLFYSIKPHDLAPDDLRRQLISFFESPQVVDLFFEDLNQLERAARGPRRLHTQPDPYESWFEVDVALELLRCRYRIRPQVKVANYRIDLVVEGIEARLAIECDGEEWHGLEQYDRDMKRQRQLERAGWRFVRVRESDFYADRQRALATVLEACEELGIRPLKFVEGTQRGQMGDPAPDRNSTRATLEVTTVESEVTEESAPEAEESSVVVGPFTGYSKASGFPDPREASIANIQEILRQIIERDGPLTRSSVYRLYVEGCPYLQRVGQTVRQELNRALGAMLRAGEIVQEDELGDGSPEGQVVRIKGTPAVNMRPAGRRDLIDIPPSELIAVLRQKDMLTFMSDANYEVPFRAILEHYHFTRLTKSRKAYLTRVVKRAASG, from the coding sequence ATGAGTAAGGGAGCAGCTCTTCTGGCTTTTCTAAAAGACAGCGCCGCGATAAGACGCAGGCGTATCTCCTCCTATGGCTCGGAGGAGCGTGTCCTTTGGTTTGCCGAGATACCCAGGGAAGCCGACGAATGTAGGTCTCCTTTCTTGAAGAACTGCGGAGAGGACTCAGGTGAGGTTTGGCTTGAAGTCCGGAAAAAGCGGATGCCTCTACGGCCTTCCGTACCGTCGGCCGTAGCCGATTGGGTGCAGAGCGGCACACTGGACGATCCGAACAATGAGCCCGAACTGCTTTGTGAAATCACGGTGCTCGTTGAACGAAAAATGCCAGATCTCGATGAGACGAAGGGCATCCAGTCAGGGATCGTGCAGAAGGTGCCCGAACTGCGCCGGCTGACAGATTTCCCACAGATTCAGGATGCCTGGCTTGAGTATCTCGTTGACAAGTGGGAGCCGTGGGCGCAAGAAATGCGGAACTGGGGGGGTGTGCAGTCTGTCTACAAGGACCTCTACTTCATGCACCGCCGCCTCGAAGAGGCCGAAGAGCGTTACGAACTCGTGCTTGCAATTGGCTATTTGCAGTGGCGTGATCCCACGGGCGTGATCATCAAACGCCATGTTTTAACTGCACCAGCAGAACTCACCTTCGACGCGGCAAGAGGACAACTCAGTGTCGTGCCTGCAGCTACGTTTGATACCTTTAAGGTCGAGCTTGATATGATCGAGCCTCAGCATAGGCCGCGGCTCAACAAAGACATGCTCGACAATTACCTCGAAACACTTGACATCCAGGCTTGGGACAACGATCATGTCGCTCCTCTCTTGCGCAAAATTGCAAACAGACTCAGTGTAGATGCACAGGTGGACATGTCATTCGATCACGCTGGCAACATCGACGAGCGTCCACGGTTGTCGTTTTCACCAGCGGTAGTGCTTCGCGAGCGACGTTCAACAGCTTATGACGAGCTTATCTGTAAATTCCAAGAGGGTGCTACAGTCGGTGTGCTACAAGGCACACCGCCGTGGGAACATCTGCTCAGGGAAGGCGAGTCCCCGAGGGTAGCTGCTGATAGCCATGAAGAAAGCAGTGCAGCGGGCCCCGTGGAGGAGAGCCGTCCTCTTTTTCCTCTTCCGTATAACGAAGAGCAGAAACAGATCGTACAGCGTCTTCAAACCGGTTCGTGCGTCCTTGTTAAGGGCCCACCGGGAACAGGAAAGAGCCATACCATTGCGAACCTCATCTGCCATCTGCTCGCCAGGGGCGATCGGGTCTTAGTGACTGCCCACGCAGCGAAGGCGCTGGCAGTACTGCGTGGCCTTCTGCCAAGTGACATTCAGGACCTCTGTGTAACGGCGCTTGGATCCTCGCGCGAGGATCAGCGCCTTCTCGAAGATAGTGTCCATGGGATTCTGAGGCGTATGAATGAATGGCCCGGGTCGGAAGCAGCACATCGCGCAATACAAGAAGCAGAGGCGGATCTTCGGGCGCTTGAAGGAGAGCTAGCGAGGGTCGAGCGGGACCTCCAGGAATTCCGAGAGGCAGAGACGTACTCGCACGAGCTGTCCGGCGGGTATTCGGGAACAGCTGCACAGATAGCGCGGAAATTAAGCGAGCAAGAACAGGAGTTCGGCTGGGTATCGGAAGTGTCTGCTGATGCCCCGTTTCCCCTTGACCCTTCGGAGACAGACTTCCTTGCCGAGGTCCATGTTGGCTTGACTGCAGGTACTCGGGCTGAGCTGTTCCTCGAAATCGGAGATGCCGAGCTCCTCAGTCCGAACGAGTTTGAGGACTTGATCGAGCGTATGAAAGAAGCAGAGATGTCAGCACGAAGAGCGAGTGGTCTTGTAGATGCAGCAAAACCTGAGCTGCTAGAGGCGACCGGCACGGAGCAACTCCTCAAGCTCCATTCAGCCATTCAAGTGCTGACCAATCACGCCCTTCGGGCCGAGCGTGTGTTGGGTGTCATTTCGGTGAATGTTCTGCAGGATTTGCTGGCTTCTGCTGAAGCTCGCTGGACGCGCCGTGTTGCCGACTCGGAGGGTCTGCTGACACGCGCCAAGCGCCTCATTGAAGCGATTTCATCCGCTCGTATCGAGCTACCGGATAAGATCGCTGGGGATAAACTGAGAGCAGACATCGAGCGACTTCTGGCTCATCTGGAGGCTGGTGGCTGGATGGGGTTCTTTATTCTTGCGCCACGAGTTGTACGAGAGACTCGCTACATTGCAAGGTATTGTCGGGTCGATGGGAAGAAGGTCGTAGACATCGAGCAGCTTCGATGCGTGCGCGACTATTTGGATCTACGAAGTATATCTTGTGAGCTGCAACGGCTCTGGGAGGCTTCTCTGCTAGATGTTTCTAGTCTCCGGCAAGCTATATCGCGAGCCGAAGAGCTGACAGAGGGGGTGAACGAACTACTGGCATTTTTCAACTCCGATCACGCCGTCTTACTAGTGACGGCTTTCGGTCCGAACCGTACAGAGCTTGCTTCCGCCAATGGCCGTAGTGAATGGTTGAAGATCATCAATGCGCTACTTGATTTGCGACGATTTCATGACGTACAGCAGGAGTTGGACTGGCTCATTGACACCGTGCGTCGCTTACGCCTGGGATCAAAAGCCCATTCCTGCCTGAGTTCTCTCGAGAATGCCGCACGATCACGCGATGTTGCCGCGTGGCGGACCGCCTGGCAGGAGCGAGAAAGACTGAAGCAAGAGAAACTGCGCCTGGAGCGCTATGAGAGCTTGCTTGATACGCTCGGCTCATCCTGTCCAGCACTTGCAGATCTGCTCCGAAGCACGGAAGGCAATACAGGTTGGAGCGAGCGGATCCTTCGGCTTAAAGAAGCTTGGCATTGGGCCGCCGCCCGCTCGTGGCTGCGGCAGCTCAGTAACAGCTCGGCTTATGAAACACGGGTGCAAGACTACCACCGCTTCAAAAGGAAGATCGAGAAGGCAACTGAGAAACTGGCTTCTCTCCGCGCCTGGAAAGCATTCTTTGACCGGCTGGACGAGAGAACGATCCAAAGCCTGAACGCTTGGACAAAGACCGTGGAAAGAATTGGCAAGGGCACCGGAAAGCACGCACATAAAAACCGGCGCACGGCGCGGAGATACCTCAAGGACTGCGTTCCGCGTATTCCGGCGTGGATCATGCCGCTTCATAAGCTTTGGGCCTCTGTTGATGCGGTGCCTGGTCTCTTCGAGACGGTGGTCGTGGACGAAGCATCGCAAGCCGGCATCGATGCTCTGGTTCTATTACTGTTGGCGAAGCGCATTGTGGTTGTGGGCGACGACAAGCAGAACAGCCCCGAAGCAGTTGGGATAGAGGAGCGCGAAATCGAGTGTCTCGTGCGTGAGCACTTGAGCCAGTTTCATTATCGAGACGAATTTCGCCTTGATTCTAGCCTTTTCGATCATGCGGAGCGAACGTTTGGGAGCCACATCAGCCTTCGCGAGCACTTTCGCTGTGTACCTGAGATCATCCGCTTCAGTAACGACCTCTGCTACCGCGACGCACCGTTGATCCCGCTGCGTCAGGCCCCTCCCGAGAGGCTTAAGCCCCTTCGTTCGCGTTTTGTCGCTGAAGGTTCTTGTGTAGGAGAAGGACAGAGAATCGTGAATCGCGCCGAGGCCGAGGCTCTTGTCGAAACAGTTGTGGGGCTAGTGAATGATAAGAACTATGAAGGTAAGACCATTGGAGTCATCGCTCTGCAAGGCCATGCTCAGTCTCAACTCATTGATAGCCTGCTTGCCCAAAGGCTTGAACCCAGGGTGATCGAAGAACGCCGCCTGCGTTGCGGTGAGCCTGCGATGTTCCAGGGCGACGAGAGAGACGTTATATTCCTTTCGTTAGTGATCTCTCCGAACGTGCATTCCCGAGCTCTAACACGTCTTTCGGAGCAGCGGCGTTTCAACGTGGCCATGAGTCGAGCACGAGATCAAGTTTGGCTCTTCTACAGCATCAAACCGCATGACCTTGCACCCGACGACCTGCGCCGTCAACTAATCAGCTTCTTCGAGAGTCCACAAGTAGTCGATCTCTTTTTCGAAGATCTCAACCAGCTAGAGCGTGCAGCGAGGGGGCCACGGCGGCTGCATACCCAACCCGACCCATACGAGAGCTGGTTTGAGGTGGATGTCGCGCTTGAGCTACTGCGGTGTCGCTATAGAATACGCCCCCAGGTTAAGGTGGCTAATTACCGAATCGACCTCGTGGTAGAAGGGATAGAGGCGCGTCTGGCTATTGAGTGCGATGGTGAGGAGTGGCACGGTCTGGAACAATACGACCGCGACATGAAACGACAGCGGCAGCTCGAACGGGCCGGCTGGAGGTTCGTGCGAGTGCGCGAGTCTGATTTCTATGCGGACCGGCAACGGGCTCTGGCCACAGTGTTAGAGGCATGTGAAGAGCTTGGGATCAGACCTTTGAAATTCGTCGAAGGAACTCAACGCGGACAAATGGGGGACCCTGCACCGGATCGTAATAGCACAAGGGCTACCCTAGAGGTAACGACTGTCGAAAGCGAGGTTACAGAGGAAAGCGCTCCTGAAGCCGAGGAGTCTTCGGTGGTCGTTGGTCCGTTCACTGGGTACTCAAAGGCTTCAGGTTTCCCTGACCCTCGAGAGGCGTCCATAGCTAATATCCAGGAGATACTTCGGCAGATTATCGAGCGAGACGGTCCGCTCACACGCTCGTCAGTGTACCGGCTCTACGTCGAAGGTTGCCCGTATCTCCAGCGAGTCGGGCAGACTGTGCGGCAAGAGTTGAACAGGGCTTTGGGAGCAATGCTTCGTGCTGGCGAGATTGTCCAGGAAGATGAGCTCGGTGATGGCTCACCAGAAGGTCAGGTGGTCCGCATCAAGGGGACGCCTGCAGTGAATATGAGGCCTGCGGGAAGGCGCGATCTGATCGATATCCCGCCATCAGAGCTGATTGCGGTGCTACGGCAGAAAGACATGCTAACATTTATGTCGGATGCAAACTACGAAGTTCCCTTCAGGGCTATCCTGGAGCATTACCACTTCACCCGGCTCACAAAGTCTCGTAAGGCGTACCTTACGAGGGTCGTGAAGCGAGCAGCCAGCGGTTAA